A part of Legionella sainthelensi genomic DNA contains:
- the glyA gene encoding serine hydroxymethyltransferase has protein sequence MFDDSYTIQNFDDELFQSIVNEQQRQEEHIELIASENYVSPRVLQAQGSVLTNKYAEGYPGKRYYGGCEYVDVAEQLAIARAKKLFGADYVNVQPHSGSQANAAVMMALIAPGDVVLGMALPHGGHLTHGSKVNFSGKLYESVAYGVDAQTGLIDYDAVEHLALEHKPKLIIAGFSAYSRVVDWQRFRTIADKVGAYLMADMAHVAGLIAVGLYPSPIPYADVVTTTTHKTLRGPRGGMILCRANEEIEKKLNSSVFPGSQGGPLMHVIAAKAVSFAEALLPEFKAYQQQILLNAKTMASVLMNRGYKIVSGGTDNHLLLVDLIDKNITGKDADIALDKANITVNKNTVPNDPRSPFVTSGLRLGTPAVTTRGFKEKEINLLSNWIADILDDINNEATIAKVKEQVLLLCREFPVYK, from the coding sequence ATGTTTGATGACAGCTATACCATACAAAATTTTGATGATGAACTCTTTCAATCGATTGTTAATGAGCAACAACGACAGGAAGAGCACATTGAGCTTATTGCATCAGAAAATTATGTCAGTCCACGTGTTCTTCAGGCTCAAGGATCTGTATTGACCAACAAATATGCTGAAGGCTATCCAGGCAAGCGTTATTATGGCGGATGTGAGTATGTTGATGTTGCGGAGCAATTAGCTATTGCGCGGGCAAAAAAACTGTTTGGTGCTGATTACGTTAATGTCCAACCTCATTCTGGCTCCCAAGCCAATGCGGCGGTCATGATGGCATTAATCGCCCCTGGTGATGTGGTTTTGGGAATGGCTTTACCTCACGGAGGGCATTTAACCCATGGGTCCAAGGTTAATTTCTCAGGTAAACTGTATGAATCCGTGGCTTATGGTGTAGATGCTCAGACTGGTTTGATTGATTACGATGCTGTGGAACATTTGGCTTTAGAGCATAAACCTAAATTAATTATTGCTGGATTTTCTGCTTATTCGCGTGTGGTGGATTGGCAAAGATTTAGGACGATAGCAGATAAAGTAGGCGCCTATTTAATGGCAGATATGGCACATGTTGCTGGATTAATCGCTGTAGGTCTTTATCCTTCTCCTATACCTTATGCAGATGTCGTGACAACTACGACGCATAAAACATTAAGAGGCCCAAGAGGTGGAATGATTTTATGTCGTGCCAATGAAGAAATTGAGAAAAAACTGAATTCATCTGTATTCCCTGGTTCTCAAGGCGGACCTTTAATGCACGTCATTGCAGCTAAAGCAGTTTCTTTTGCAGAAGCTTTACTCCCTGAATTTAAGGCGTATCAACAGCAAATTTTGTTAAATGCAAAAACAATGGCGTCTGTATTAATGAATAGAGGCTATAAAATTGTTTCTGGCGGTACAGACAATCATTTACTATTAGTCGATTTAATTGATAAAAATATTACAGGTAAGGATGCGGACATTGCTCTGGACAAAGCAAATATTACTGTGAATAAAAATACTGTTCCTAATGATCCGCGCTCCCCATTTGTCACTAGCGGTTTGCGTTTAGGAACACCTGCAGTAACAACACGAGGGTTTAAAGAAAAGGAAATTAATCTTTTATCAAATTGGATAGCAGATATTCTTGATGATATTAATAATGAAGCGACTATAGCAAAAGTGAAAGAACAAGTTTTACTTTTATGTCGTGAGTTTCCGGTTTATAAATAA
- the nrdR gene encoding transcriptional regulator NrdR has protein sequence MYCPFCHAEETKVVDSRLVAEGAQVRRRRECLVCHERFTTFETAELIMPLIVKRDGRRELFNIENLRSGMLRALEKRPVSVDALEAAIISITQEIRRRGEREIDSQIVGELVMKELFSLDHVAYVRFASVYKRFKDVSDFRLTIDQMNKE, from the coding sequence ATGTATTGTCCATTTTGTCATGCAGAAGAAACAAAAGTAGTTGATTCACGTTTAGTTGCTGAAGGGGCTCAAGTACGTCGCAGAAGAGAATGCCTTGTTTGTCATGAACGTTTTACTACTTTTGAAACAGCTGAATTAATTATGCCATTAATTGTAAAGCGAGATGGGAGACGTGAGCTATTTAATATAGAAAATTTGCGTTCAGGTATGTTGCGTGCTTTGGAAAAAAGACCGGTGAGTGTTGATGCATTGGAGGCTGCAATTATTTCAATAACTCAAGAAATACGCCGTCGGGGAGAGCGAGAAATTGATTCTCAAATTGTAGGTGAGTTAGTGATGAAAGAATTATTTAGTCTTGATCATGTTGCTTATGTACGATTTGCCTCGGTATATAAACGCTTTAAAGATGTGAGTGATTTCAGGCTAACTATTGATCAGATGAATAAGGAGTAG